From a single Triplophysa rosa linkage group LG17, Trosa_1v2, whole genome shotgun sequence genomic region:
- the slc5a9 gene encoding sodium/glucose cotransporter 4 isoform X1 — MTASPELVTGTPKPEEPKKFALEAADIVVVVIYFVFVLAVGIWSSVRANRGTVGGYFLAGRSMTWWPIGASLMSSNVGSGLFIGLAGTGAAGGLAVGGFEWNAVWVLIALGWIFVPVYISAGVVTMPEYLRKRFGGQRIRIYMSVLSLILYIFTKISTDIFSGAVFIQVSLGWDLYLSTVVLLTVTTLYTIAGGLTAVIYTDALQTVIMVVGAFVLMFIAFDKVGWYEGLLDQYEKAIPAITVPNTTCHLPRADAFHIFRDPLTGDLPWPGLIFGLTVLAMWVWCTDQVIVQRSLSAKNLSHAKGGSVLGGYLKLLPMFFIVMPGMISRALYPDEVGCVDPEECLRICGASVGCSNIAYPKLVVELMPVGLRGLMIAVIMAALMSSLTSIFNSSSTLFTMDIWQRIRPWASERELMVVGRVFILLLVALSIVWIPIIQTANSGQLFDYIQAITSYLSPPITTVFIMAIFWGRINEQGAFWGLMVGLVVGTVRMVMDFVYGTPSCGEQDLRPALLKDVHYLYFALILLALTALVITAISLCTAPIPKQHVTILLLVRLTWWTRHSKEERVELEDPWARGSNPASSEPSTTESGGMDGSTPAWWKRAGMWLCGISNVAKPEMSEEEQKALEKKLTNIEEHHTWKTVSNINAIILLTINVFLWGYFA, encoded by the exons ATGACAGCTTCGCCAGAGCTTGTAACGGGCACCCCGAAGCCCGAGGAGCCAAAGAAGTTTGCTTTAGAGGCAGCTGATATTGTTGTGGTTGTGATCTACTTCGTGTTTGTGTTGGCAGTTGGAATATGG TCCTCAGTCAGAGCCAACCGTGGGACAGTGGGTGGATATTTCTTGGCAGGACGATCCATGACATGGTGGCCA ATTGGTGCCTCCTTGATGTCTAGTAACGTAGGCAGCGGCCTGTTCATCGGATTAGCAGGAACAGGAGCGGCAGGAGGACTCGCGGTGGGTGGATTCGAATGGAAT GCAGTGTGGGTCCTCATTGCCTTAGGCTGGATCTTTGTGCCTGTGTATATTTCTGCTGGAGTCGTCACTATGCCAGAATATCTGAGAAAGAGGTTCGGGGGTCAGCGCATCAGAATCTACATGAGTGTGCTGTCTCTCATTCTCTATATTTTCACCAAGATATCA ACAGATATCTTTTCAGGGGCTGTATTCATCCAAGTATCACTGGGATGGGACCTGTACCTCTCTACTGTTGTGCTTCTAACTGTCACTACACTCTATACTATAGCTG GCGGTCTGACGGCAGTAATCTACACTGACGCCTTACAAACTGTAATCATGGTAGTAGGAGCTTTTGTCCTCATGTTTATAG CATTCGACAAAGTGGGGTGGTATGAGGGTTTGCTGGATCAGTATGAGAAAGCAATACCTGCTATCACAGTTCCTAACACCACTTGTCATCTACCTCGCGCCGATGCCTTTCATATCTTCAGAGATCCGTTAACAGGAGACCTTCCCTGGCCGGGCCTGATCTTTGGGCTCACGGTTCTGGCCATGTGGGTGTGGTGCACAGACCAG GTGATAGTACAAAGGTCTCTGTCGGCCAAAAACTTGTCCCATGCCAAAGGTGGTTCGGTACTGGGTGGATACCTCAAGCTTCTCCCTATGTTCTTCATTGTTATGCCAGGAATGATCAGTAGAGCGCTCTACCCAg ACGAGGTAGGATGTGTGGATCCTGAAGAGTGCTTAAGGATCTGTGGGGCCAGTGTGGGCTGTTCCAACATTGCATACCCAAAGTTAGTCGTGGAACTTATGCCAGTAG GTTTGAGAGGCCTGATGATCGCTGTAATAATGGCAGCACTCATGTCCTCTCTCACCTCTATATTCAACAGTAGCAGCACGCTCTTCACTATGGACATATGGCAGCGTATCCGGCCCTGGGCCTCAGAGAGAGAGCTCATGGTGGTGGGCAG ggtgtttattttattgcttgtGGCCTTGAGCATTGTGTGGATTCCAATCATTCAAACAGCCAACAGCGGACAGCTGTTCGACTACATACAGGCCATCACTAGCTATCTGTCTCCTCCTATTACTACAGTGTTCATCATGGCCATCTTCTGGGGACGGATAAATGAACAG GGGGCGTTCTGGGGTCTGATGGTTGGACTAGTGGTGGGGACGGTGAGAATGGTGATGGATTTTGTGTATGGCACCCCGTCATGTGGAGAACAAGACCTGCGTCCTGCACTGCTAAAAGATGTGCACTACCTGTATTTTGCCCTTATCCTGCTCGCACTGACGGCTCTGGTCATCACAGCTATCAGCCTTTGCACTGCTCCTATTCCCAAACAACACGTAACTATTTTATTG CTTGTTCGTCTGACCTGGTGGACAAGACACAGCAAGGAGGAACGTGTTGAGCTGGAAGACCCCTGGGCCAGAGGGTCCAATCCAGCAAGCTCCGAGCCCAGCACTACAGAGTCAGGAGGGATGGATGGATCCACACCTGCGTGGTGGAAGCGTGCTGGAATGTGGCTCTGTGGTATCTCCAATGTAGCAAAACCAGAGATGAGTGAGGAGGAGCAGAAGGCTTTAGAAAAGAAACTCACCAATATTGAGGAACACCACACTTGGAAGACTGTCTCCAATATCAATGCCATCATTTTACTCACTATCAATGTCTTTCTTTGGGGGTACTTTGCTTGA
- the slc5a9 gene encoding sodium/glucose cotransporter 4 isoform X3 has protein sequence MTASPELVTGTPKPEEPKKFALEAADIVVVVIYFVFVLAVGIWSSVRANRGTVGGYFLAGRSMTWWPIGASLMSSNVGSGLFIGLAGTGAAGGLAAVWVLIALGWIFVPVYISAGVVTMPEYLRKRFGGQRIRIYMSVLSLILYIFTKISTDIFSGAVFIQVSLGWDLYLSTVVLLTVTTLYTIAGGLTAVIYTDALQTVIMVVGAFVLMFIAFDKVGWYEGLLDQYEKAIPAITVPNTTCHLPRADAFHIFRDPLTGDLPWPGLIFGLTVLAMWVWCTDQVIVQRSLSAKNLSHAKGGSVLGGYLKLLPMFFIVMPGMISRALYPDEVGCVDPEECLRICGASVGCSNIAYPKLVVELMPVGLRGLMIAVIMAALMSSLTSIFNSSSTLFTMDIWQRIRPWASERELMVVGRVFILLLVALSIVWIPIIQTANSGQLFDYIQAITSYLSPPITTVFIMAIFWGRINEQGAFWGLMVGLVVGTVRMVMDFVYGTPSCGEQDLRPALLKDVHYLYFALILLALTALVITAISLCTAPIPKQHVTILLLVRLTWWTRHSKEERVELEDPWARGSNPASSEPSTTESGGMDGSTPAWWKRAGMWLCGISNVAKPEMSEEEQKALEKKLTNIEEHHTWKTVSNINAIILLTINVFLWGYFA, from the exons ATGACAGCTTCGCCAGAGCTTGTAACGGGCACCCCGAAGCCCGAGGAGCCAAAGAAGTTTGCTTTAGAGGCAGCTGATATTGTTGTGGTTGTGATCTACTTCGTGTTTGTGTTGGCAGTTGGAATATGG TCCTCAGTCAGAGCCAACCGTGGGACAGTGGGTGGATATTTCTTGGCAGGACGATCCATGACATGGTGGCCA ATTGGTGCCTCCTTGATGTCTAGTAACGTAGGCAGCGGCCTGTTCATCGGATTAGCAGGAACAGGAGCGGCAGGAGGACTCGCG GCAGTGTGGGTCCTCATTGCCTTAGGCTGGATCTTTGTGCCTGTGTATATTTCTGCTGGAGTCGTCACTATGCCAGAATATCTGAGAAAGAGGTTCGGGGGTCAGCGCATCAGAATCTACATGAGTGTGCTGTCTCTCATTCTCTATATTTTCACCAAGATATCA ACAGATATCTTTTCAGGGGCTGTATTCATCCAAGTATCACTGGGATGGGACCTGTACCTCTCTACTGTTGTGCTTCTAACTGTCACTACACTCTATACTATAGCTG GCGGTCTGACGGCAGTAATCTACACTGACGCCTTACAAACTGTAATCATGGTAGTAGGAGCTTTTGTCCTCATGTTTATAG CATTCGACAAAGTGGGGTGGTATGAGGGTTTGCTGGATCAGTATGAGAAAGCAATACCTGCTATCACAGTTCCTAACACCACTTGTCATCTACCTCGCGCCGATGCCTTTCATATCTTCAGAGATCCGTTAACAGGAGACCTTCCCTGGCCGGGCCTGATCTTTGGGCTCACGGTTCTGGCCATGTGGGTGTGGTGCACAGACCAG GTGATAGTACAAAGGTCTCTGTCGGCCAAAAACTTGTCCCATGCCAAAGGTGGTTCGGTACTGGGTGGATACCTCAAGCTTCTCCCTATGTTCTTCATTGTTATGCCAGGAATGATCAGTAGAGCGCTCTACCCAg ACGAGGTAGGATGTGTGGATCCTGAAGAGTGCTTAAGGATCTGTGGGGCCAGTGTGGGCTGTTCCAACATTGCATACCCAAAGTTAGTCGTGGAACTTATGCCAGTAG GTTTGAGAGGCCTGATGATCGCTGTAATAATGGCAGCACTCATGTCCTCTCTCACCTCTATATTCAACAGTAGCAGCACGCTCTTCACTATGGACATATGGCAGCGTATCCGGCCCTGGGCCTCAGAGAGAGAGCTCATGGTGGTGGGCAG ggtgtttattttattgcttgtGGCCTTGAGCATTGTGTGGATTCCAATCATTCAAACAGCCAACAGCGGACAGCTGTTCGACTACATACAGGCCATCACTAGCTATCTGTCTCCTCCTATTACTACAGTGTTCATCATGGCCATCTTCTGGGGACGGATAAATGAACAG GGGGCGTTCTGGGGTCTGATGGTTGGACTAGTGGTGGGGACGGTGAGAATGGTGATGGATTTTGTGTATGGCACCCCGTCATGTGGAGAACAAGACCTGCGTCCTGCACTGCTAAAAGATGTGCACTACCTGTATTTTGCCCTTATCCTGCTCGCACTGACGGCTCTGGTCATCACAGCTATCAGCCTTTGCACTGCTCCTATTCCCAAACAACACGTAACTATTTTATTG CTTGTTCGTCTGACCTGGTGGACAAGACACAGCAAGGAGGAACGTGTTGAGCTGGAAGACCCCTGGGCCAGAGGGTCCAATCCAGCAAGCTCCGAGCCCAGCACTACAGAGTCAGGAGGGATGGATGGATCCACACCTGCGTGGTGGAAGCGTGCTGGAATGTGGCTCTGTGGTATCTCCAATGTAGCAAAACCAGAGATGAGTGAGGAGGAGCAGAAGGCTTTAGAAAAGAAACTCACCAATATTGAGGAACACCACACTTGGAAGACTGTCTCCAATATCAATGCCATCATTTTACTCACTATCAATGTCTTTCTTTGGGGGTACTTTGCTTGA
- the slc5a9 gene encoding sodium/glucose cotransporter 4 isoform X5 → MTASPELVTGTPKPEEPKKFALEAADIVVVVIYFVFVLAVGIWSSVRANRGTVGGYFLAGRSMTWWPTDIFSGAVFIQVSLGWDLYLSTVVLLTVTTLYTIAGGLTAVIYTDALQTVIMVVGAFVLMFIAFDKVGWYEGLLDQYEKAIPAITVPNTTCHLPRADAFHIFRDPLTGDLPWPGLIFGLTVLAMWVWCTDQVIVQRSLSAKNLSHAKGGSVLGGYLKLLPMFFIVMPGMISRALYPDEVGCVDPEECLRICGASVGCSNIAYPKLVVELMPVGLRGLMIAVIMAALMSSLTSIFNSSSTLFTMDIWQRIRPWASERELMVVGRVFILLLVALSIVWIPIIQTANSGQLFDYIQAITSYLSPPITTVFIMAIFWGRINEQGAFWGLMVGLVVGTVRMVMDFVYGTPSCGEQDLRPALLKDVHYLYFALILLALTALVITAISLCTAPIPKQHVTILLLVRLTWWTRHSKEERVELEDPWARGSNPASSEPSTTESGGMDGSTPAWWKRAGMWLCGISNVAKPEMSEEEQKALEKKLTNIEEHHTWKTVSNINAIILLTINVFLWGYFA, encoded by the exons ATGACAGCTTCGCCAGAGCTTGTAACGGGCACCCCGAAGCCCGAGGAGCCAAAGAAGTTTGCTTTAGAGGCAGCTGATATTGTTGTGGTTGTGATCTACTTCGTGTTTGTGTTGGCAGTTGGAATATGG TCCTCAGTCAGAGCCAACCGTGGGACAGTGGGTGGATATTTCTTGGCAGGACGATCCATGACATGGTGGCCA ACAGATATCTTTTCAGGGGCTGTATTCATCCAAGTATCACTGGGATGGGACCTGTACCTCTCTACTGTTGTGCTTCTAACTGTCACTACACTCTATACTATAGCTG GCGGTCTGACGGCAGTAATCTACACTGACGCCTTACAAACTGTAATCATGGTAGTAGGAGCTTTTGTCCTCATGTTTATAG CATTCGACAAAGTGGGGTGGTATGAGGGTTTGCTGGATCAGTATGAGAAAGCAATACCTGCTATCACAGTTCCTAACACCACTTGTCATCTACCTCGCGCCGATGCCTTTCATATCTTCAGAGATCCGTTAACAGGAGACCTTCCCTGGCCGGGCCTGATCTTTGGGCTCACGGTTCTGGCCATGTGGGTGTGGTGCACAGACCAG GTGATAGTACAAAGGTCTCTGTCGGCCAAAAACTTGTCCCATGCCAAAGGTGGTTCGGTACTGGGTGGATACCTCAAGCTTCTCCCTATGTTCTTCATTGTTATGCCAGGAATGATCAGTAGAGCGCTCTACCCAg ACGAGGTAGGATGTGTGGATCCTGAAGAGTGCTTAAGGATCTGTGGGGCCAGTGTGGGCTGTTCCAACATTGCATACCCAAAGTTAGTCGTGGAACTTATGCCAGTAG GTTTGAGAGGCCTGATGATCGCTGTAATAATGGCAGCACTCATGTCCTCTCTCACCTCTATATTCAACAGTAGCAGCACGCTCTTCACTATGGACATATGGCAGCGTATCCGGCCCTGGGCCTCAGAGAGAGAGCTCATGGTGGTGGGCAG ggtgtttattttattgcttgtGGCCTTGAGCATTGTGTGGATTCCAATCATTCAAACAGCCAACAGCGGACAGCTGTTCGACTACATACAGGCCATCACTAGCTATCTGTCTCCTCCTATTACTACAGTGTTCATCATGGCCATCTTCTGGGGACGGATAAATGAACAG GGGGCGTTCTGGGGTCTGATGGTTGGACTAGTGGTGGGGACGGTGAGAATGGTGATGGATTTTGTGTATGGCACCCCGTCATGTGGAGAACAAGACCTGCGTCCTGCACTGCTAAAAGATGTGCACTACCTGTATTTTGCCCTTATCCTGCTCGCACTGACGGCTCTGGTCATCACAGCTATCAGCCTTTGCACTGCTCCTATTCCCAAACAACACGTAACTATTTTATTG CTTGTTCGTCTGACCTGGTGGACAAGACACAGCAAGGAGGAACGTGTTGAGCTGGAAGACCCCTGGGCCAGAGGGTCCAATCCAGCAAGCTCCGAGCCCAGCACTACAGAGTCAGGAGGGATGGATGGATCCACACCTGCGTGGTGGAAGCGTGCTGGAATGTGGCTCTGTGGTATCTCCAATGTAGCAAAACCAGAGATGAGTGAGGAGGAGCAGAAGGCTTTAGAAAAGAAACTCACCAATATTGAGGAACACCACACTTGGAAGACTGTCTCCAATATCAATGCCATCATTTTACTCACTATCAATGTCTTTCTTTGGGGGTACTTTGCTTGA
- the slc5a9 gene encoding sodium/glucose cotransporter 4 isoform X2, which translates to MTASPELVTGTPKPEEPKKFALEAADIVVVVIYFVFVLAVGIWSSVRANRGTVGGYFLAGRSMTWWPIGASLMSSNVGSGLFIGLAGTGAAGGLAVGGFEWNAVWVLIALGWIFVPVYISAGVVTMPEYLRKRFGGQRIRIYMSVLSLILYIFTKISTDIFSGAVFIQVSLGWDLYLSTVVLLTVTTLYTIAGGLTAVIYTDALQTVIMVVGAFVLMFIAFDKVGWYEGLLDQYEKAIPAITVPNTTCHLPRADAFHIFRDPLTGDLPWPGLIFGLTVLAMWVWCTDQVIVQRSLSAKNLSHAKGGSVLGGYLKLLPMFFIVMPGMISRALYPDEVGCVDPEECLRICGASVGCSNIAYPKLVVELMPVGLRGLMIAVIMAALMSSLTSIFNSSSTLFTMDIWQRIRPWASERELMVVGRVFILLLVALSIVWIPIIQTANSGQLFDYIQAITSYLSPPITTVFIMAIFWGRINEQGAFWGLMVGLVVGTVRMVMDFVYGTPSCGEQDLRPALLKDVHYLYFALILLALTALVITAISLCTAPIPKQHLVRLTWWTRHSKEERVELEDPWARGSNPASSEPSTTESGGMDGSTPAWWKRAGMWLCGISNVAKPEMSEEEQKALEKKLTNIEEHHTWKTVSNINAIILLTINVFLWGYFA; encoded by the exons ATGACAGCTTCGCCAGAGCTTGTAACGGGCACCCCGAAGCCCGAGGAGCCAAAGAAGTTTGCTTTAGAGGCAGCTGATATTGTTGTGGTTGTGATCTACTTCGTGTTTGTGTTGGCAGTTGGAATATGG TCCTCAGTCAGAGCCAACCGTGGGACAGTGGGTGGATATTTCTTGGCAGGACGATCCATGACATGGTGGCCA ATTGGTGCCTCCTTGATGTCTAGTAACGTAGGCAGCGGCCTGTTCATCGGATTAGCAGGAACAGGAGCGGCAGGAGGACTCGCGGTGGGTGGATTCGAATGGAAT GCAGTGTGGGTCCTCATTGCCTTAGGCTGGATCTTTGTGCCTGTGTATATTTCTGCTGGAGTCGTCACTATGCCAGAATATCTGAGAAAGAGGTTCGGGGGTCAGCGCATCAGAATCTACATGAGTGTGCTGTCTCTCATTCTCTATATTTTCACCAAGATATCA ACAGATATCTTTTCAGGGGCTGTATTCATCCAAGTATCACTGGGATGGGACCTGTACCTCTCTACTGTTGTGCTTCTAACTGTCACTACACTCTATACTATAGCTG GCGGTCTGACGGCAGTAATCTACACTGACGCCTTACAAACTGTAATCATGGTAGTAGGAGCTTTTGTCCTCATGTTTATAG CATTCGACAAAGTGGGGTGGTATGAGGGTTTGCTGGATCAGTATGAGAAAGCAATACCTGCTATCACAGTTCCTAACACCACTTGTCATCTACCTCGCGCCGATGCCTTTCATATCTTCAGAGATCCGTTAACAGGAGACCTTCCCTGGCCGGGCCTGATCTTTGGGCTCACGGTTCTGGCCATGTGGGTGTGGTGCACAGACCAG GTGATAGTACAAAGGTCTCTGTCGGCCAAAAACTTGTCCCATGCCAAAGGTGGTTCGGTACTGGGTGGATACCTCAAGCTTCTCCCTATGTTCTTCATTGTTATGCCAGGAATGATCAGTAGAGCGCTCTACCCAg ACGAGGTAGGATGTGTGGATCCTGAAGAGTGCTTAAGGATCTGTGGGGCCAGTGTGGGCTGTTCCAACATTGCATACCCAAAGTTAGTCGTGGAACTTATGCCAGTAG GTTTGAGAGGCCTGATGATCGCTGTAATAATGGCAGCACTCATGTCCTCTCTCACCTCTATATTCAACAGTAGCAGCACGCTCTTCACTATGGACATATGGCAGCGTATCCGGCCCTGGGCCTCAGAGAGAGAGCTCATGGTGGTGGGCAG ggtgtttattttattgcttgtGGCCTTGAGCATTGTGTGGATTCCAATCATTCAAACAGCCAACAGCGGACAGCTGTTCGACTACATACAGGCCATCACTAGCTATCTGTCTCCTCCTATTACTACAGTGTTCATCATGGCCATCTTCTGGGGACGGATAAATGAACAG GGGGCGTTCTGGGGTCTGATGGTTGGACTAGTGGTGGGGACGGTGAGAATGGTGATGGATTTTGTGTATGGCACCCCGTCATGTGGAGAACAAGACCTGCGTCCTGCACTGCTAAAAGATGTGCACTACCTGTATTTTGCCCTTATCCTGCTCGCACTGACGGCTCTGGTCATCACAGCTATCAGCCTTTGCACTGCTCCTATTCCCAAACAACAC CTTGTTCGTCTGACCTGGTGGACAAGACACAGCAAGGAGGAACGTGTTGAGCTGGAAGACCCCTGGGCCAGAGGGTCCAATCCAGCAAGCTCCGAGCCCAGCACTACAGAGTCAGGAGGGATGGATGGATCCACACCTGCGTGGTGGAAGCGTGCTGGAATGTGGCTCTGTGGTATCTCCAATGTAGCAAAACCAGAGATGAGTGAGGAGGAGCAGAAGGCTTTAGAAAAGAAACTCACCAATATTGAGGAACACCACACTTGGAAGACTGTCTCCAATATCAATGCCATCATTTTACTCACTATCAATGTCTTTCTTTGGGGGTACTTTGCTTGA
- the slc5a9 gene encoding sodium/glucose cotransporter 4 isoform X4, giving the protein MSSNVGSGLFIGLAGTGAAGGLAVGGFEWNAVWVLIALGWIFVPVYISAGVVTMPEYLRKRFGGQRIRIYMSVLSLILYIFTKISTDIFSGAVFIQVSLGWDLYLSTVVLLTVTTLYTIAGGLTAVIYTDALQTVIMVVGAFVLMFIAFDKVGWYEGLLDQYEKAIPAITVPNTTCHLPRADAFHIFRDPLTGDLPWPGLIFGLTVLAMWVWCTDQVIVQRSLSAKNLSHAKGGSVLGGYLKLLPMFFIVMPGMISRALYPDEVGCVDPEECLRICGASVGCSNIAYPKLVVELMPVGLRGLMIAVIMAALMSSLTSIFNSSSTLFTMDIWQRIRPWASERELMVVGRVFILLLVALSIVWIPIIQTANSGQLFDYIQAITSYLSPPITTVFIMAIFWGRINEQGAFWGLMVGLVVGTVRMVMDFVYGTPSCGEQDLRPALLKDVHYLYFALILLALTALVITAISLCTAPIPKQHVTILLLVRLTWWTRHSKEERVELEDPWARGSNPASSEPSTTESGGMDGSTPAWWKRAGMWLCGISNVAKPEMSEEEQKALEKKLTNIEEHHTWKTVSNINAIILLTINVFLWGYFA; this is encoded by the exons ATGTCTAGTAACGTAGGCAGCGGCCTGTTCATCGGATTAGCAGGAACAGGAGCGGCAGGAGGACTCGCGGTGGGTGGATTCGAATGGAAT GCAGTGTGGGTCCTCATTGCCTTAGGCTGGATCTTTGTGCCTGTGTATATTTCTGCTGGAGTCGTCACTATGCCAGAATATCTGAGAAAGAGGTTCGGGGGTCAGCGCATCAGAATCTACATGAGTGTGCTGTCTCTCATTCTCTATATTTTCACCAAGATATCA ACAGATATCTTTTCAGGGGCTGTATTCATCCAAGTATCACTGGGATGGGACCTGTACCTCTCTACTGTTGTGCTTCTAACTGTCACTACACTCTATACTATAGCTG GCGGTCTGACGGCAGTAATCTACACTGACGCCTTACAAACTGTAATCATGGTAGTAGGAGCTTTTGTCCTCATGTTTATAG CATTCGACAAAGTGGGGTGGTATGAGGGTTTGCTGGATCAGTATGAGAAAGCAATACCTGCTATCACAGTTCCTAACACCACTTGTCATCTACCTCGCGCCGATGCCTTTCATATCTTCAGAGATCCGTTAACAGGAGACCTTCCCTGGCCGGGCCTGATCTTTGGGCTCACGGTTCTGGCCATGTGGGTGTGGTGCACAGACCAG GTGATAGTACAAAGGTCTCTGTCGGCCAAAAACTTGTCCCATGCCAAAGGTGGTTCGGTACTGGGTGGATACCTCAAGCTTCTCCCTATGTTCTTCATTGTTATGCCAGGAATGATCAGTAGAGCGCTCTACCCAg ACGAGGTAGGATGTGTGGATCCTGAAGAGTGCTTAAGGATCTGTGGGGCCAGTGTGGGCTGTTCCAACATTGCATACCCAAAGTTAGTCGTGGAACTTATGCCAGTAG GTTTGAGAGGCCTGATGATCGCTGTAATAATGGCAGCACTCATGTCCTCTCTCACCTCTATATTCAACAGTAGCAGCACGCTCTTCACTATGGACATATGGCAGCGTATCCGGCCCTGGGCCTCAGAGAGAGAGCTCATGGTGGTGGGCAG ggtgtttattttattgcttgtGGCCTTGAGCATTGTGTGGATTCCAATCATTCAAACAGCCAACAGCGGACAGCTGTTCGACTACATACAGGCCATCACTAGCTATCTGTCTCCTCCTATTACTACAGTGTTCATCATGGCCATCTTCTGGGGACGGATAAATGAACAG GGGGCGTTCTGGGGTCTGATGGTTGGACTAGTGGTGGGGACGGTGAGAATGGTGATGGATTTTGTGTATGGCACCCCGTCATGTGGAGAACAAGACCTGCGTCCTGCACTGCTAAAAGATGTGCACTACCTGTATTTTGCCCTTATCCTGCTCGCACTGACGGCTCTGGTCATCACAGCTATCAGCCTTTGCACTGCTCCTATTCCCAAACAACACGTAACTATTTTATTG CTTGTTCGTCTGACCTGGTGGACAAGACACAGCAAGGAGGAACGTGTTGAGCTGGAAGACCCCTGGGCCAGAGGGTCCAATCCAGCAAGCTCCGAGCCCAGCACTACAGAGTCAGGAGGGATGGATGGATCCACACCTGCGTGGTGGAAGCGTGCTGGAATGTGGCTCTGTGGTATCTCCAATGTAGCAAAACCAGAGATGAGTGAGGAGGAGCAGAAGGCTTTAGAAAAGAAACTCACCAATATTGAGGAACACCACACTTGGAAGACTGTCTCCAATATCAATGCCATCATTTTACTCACTATCAATGTCTTTCTTTGGGGGTACTTTGCTTGA